In Perca fluviatilis chromosome 11, GENO_Pfluv_1.0, whole genome shotgun sequence, the following proteins share a genomic window:
- the lamc2 gene encoding laminin subunit gamma-2 has translation MKSGWVSLCGLLAALCAAQATYTHFTTVRCECNGRSRYCLRDAVGLHCVDCQGNTEGRHCERCKAGFHQAGAQLSCTPCLCNPTGSVAATCDSRGRCSCKEGVTGEKCDRCPDGPIGPDGCSQRRQPREDSGSRPCFCYGHSSQCSAQSGYFVHSITSTFTNGPDGWKAATDQGVTPDDVHFRWSPSHQDLEVISKNSLPVYLYAPAPYLGNQLLSFGQNFSFSLRLDRGVRHPSTNDVILEGGGLRVSASLGELRSIVPCGQKISYSFRLDEGPGSRWRPQLSSSQFQTLLQNLTAIKIRATFGQDGRGYLDNVQLVSARRGGAGVPAGWVQTCRCPPGYEGEFCEQCSAGFRRRTPADGAFSVCERCNCRGGSCDPQTGDCYSGDETPGEQSCAEGFYRDPWRPRSCVKCPCPDGESCSIAAGSLEPQCDRCPTGATGPRCDVCQEGYHGNPSGSGGVQRPCLPCRCNGHIDLSVAGSCDRRSGECLKCRNNTAGRSCEECQPGFYHGNAADACKPCGCDVLGSESRQCDDAGRCRCRPGFEGLKCQRSNCPACFSPIKKKMEEYAAKLKELEILFSDMDRGLKPANSAEMEVALRATQKMVDELQYEVEVLTGSEKILQGRLSSISRSQLAEEQDIQNIADTADAIKRRQQTYKAKVAEVQSLMEEMRRELNEAKAQLRSAEIPLGDAPLNSNLLSSLVQTATSLAEIHETKADAVERSANEALSDSKNSLALVRTLMNRENKVKELIGELKTMYDENSAAVKGLENQATRLSTEAGDESRMADGMLKDIADLERSVPPSLKGQVDAMVSRLDAVKKSVDADISGIRALQDGVQRDKAATEELLAKGKDAQKEFDRLSDRVDIAKVDTEDALRRINSNTNELDDALSTLRGFDQQIDGGKALADAAIKRLPGISAVIQRAVDSNAETISVLGDVSGDYDAALGTINVLENLVNGLEGTIGSLPPHADLLKDATKLNKDAKDLKTAATDTAADLASELDAGRTLEADAEQAALGATGAFNNAKQTRDAVGKTLRGISSLLANMNQNGGAVDEKQLKQLEDSVAGAQRDVEGRLRPRLRDMEVQEAAYRRRLANMDQDITMILADIANLEDILRAIPSGCFNSPPIEEA, from the exons ATGAAGAGCGGCTGGGTTTCACTCTGCGGGCTCCTCGCTGCACTTTGTGCCGCCCAGGCAACCTACACACACTTCA CGACAGTTCGTTGTGAATGCAATGGCAGATCTCGGTACTGCCTTCGTGACGCCGTGGGCCTGCACTGTGTCGACTGCCAGGGAAACACCGAAGGCCGCCACTGTGAGCGCTGCAAGGCCGGCTTCCACCAGGCAGGGGCGCAACTGAGCTGCACGCCCTGCCTCTGCAACCCCACAG GTTCTGTTGCTGCCACATGtgacagcagggggcgctgcagCTGTAAAGAAGGCGTCACCGGAGAGAAATGCGACCGCTGCCCAGACGGACCGATCGGACCTGACGGCTGCTCGCAAAG ACGGCAGCCCAGAGAGGATTCTGGGAGTCGACCATGTTTCTGTTACGGTCACAGCAGCCAGTGTTCGGCACAGTCTGgttacttcgtccacagcatcACCTCCACCTTCACCAACG gTCCGGACGGCTGGAAGGCGGCGACCGATCAGGGCGTTACCCCTGACGACGTCCACTTCCGCTGGTCACCGAGCCACCAGGACCTGGAGGTGATCTCCAAAAACAGCCTGCCGGTCTACCTGTACGCTCCAG cTCCGTACCTGGGGAATCAGCTGCTGAGTTTCGGTCAGAACTTTTCCTTCTCTCTGCGTCTGGACCGTGGCGTCCGTCACCCGTCCACCAACGACGTGATTCTGGAAGGCGGCGGCCTCCGAGTGTCCGCCTCGCTGGGAGAGCTGCGATCCATCGTCCCCTGTGGACAGAAGATCAGCTACAGCTTCAG ACTGGACGAGGGTCCCGGCAGCCGGTGGAGGCCTCAGCTTTCCTCCTCTCAGTTCCAGACACTTCTCCAGAATCTCACCGCCATCAAGATCCGGGCAACGTTTGGCCAAGATG GCCGTGGTTACCTTGACAATGTGCAGCTGGTGTCTGCGCGGCGTGGGGGCGCCGGCGTCCCGGCCGGCTGGGTTCAGACCTGCCGCTGCCCGCCGGGTTACGAGGGCGAGTTCTGCGAGCAGTGCTCAGCGGGATTTAGACGGCGGACGCCGGCCGACGGCGCCTTCAGCGTCTGTGAGCGCTGCAACTGCAGAGGAGGAAGTTGCGACCCGCAGACCGGAGACTGCTACTCCGGAGACGAGACGCCCGGGGAGCAGAGCTGCGCCGAAGGTTTTTACCGTGACCCCTGGCGGCCGCGCAGCTGCGTGAAGTGTCCCTGTCCGGACGGAGAGTCCTGCTCGATTGCTGCCGGCTCTCTGGAGCCACAATGTGACCGCTGCCCAACCGGAGCCACCG GTCCTCGCTGTGACGTGTGTCAGGAGGGTTACCATGGAAACCCATCAGGAAGTGGCGGCGTGCAGCGGCCCTGCCTGCCCTGCCGCTGTAATGGCCACATTGACCTCAGCGTGGCGGGAAGCTGCGACCGCCGCAGCGGAGAATGTCTCAAGTGTCGGAACAACACAGCGGGGCGGAGCTGCGAGGAGTGTCAGCCAGGTTTCTACCACGGAAACGCCGCAGACGCCTGCAAAC CGTGCGGCTGTGACGTTCTGGGCTCTGAGTCCAGACAGTGTGATGATGCGGGTCGCTGCCGCTGCAGACCGGGCTTCGAGGGTCTGAAGTGCCAGAGGTCCAACTGTCCTGCCTGTTTCAGCCCCATCAAGAAAAAG ATGGAGGAGTACGCTGCCAAACTGAAGGAGCTGGAGATTCTGTTCTCCGACATGGACAGAGGTTTGAAACCAGCCAACAGCGCTGAGATGGAGGTGGCTCTGAGAGCAACCCAGAAGATGGTGGACGAACTGCAATATGAGGTTGAGGTGCTCACAG GATCAGAGAAGATCCTGCAGGGCCGCCTGTCGTCCATCAGCAGGAGTCAGCTGGCCGAGGAGCAGGACATCCAGAACATCGCCGACACAGCGGACGCCATCAAACGCCGACAGCAGACATACAAGGCGAAGGTGGCGGAGGTTCAGAGTCTGATGGAGGAGATGAGACGCGAACTAAACGAGGCCAAGGCCCAACTCAGATCAGCC GAGATTCCTCTCGGAGATGCTCCGCTAAATTCAAACCTGCTCTCCTCTCTGGTGCAGACAGCTACCAGTCTGGCTGAAAT ACATGAGACGAAGGCAGATGCCGTGGAGCGAAGCGCCAACGAAGCTCTGAGTGACTCCAAGAACAGTCTGGCCCTGGTCCGAACTCTCATGAACAGAGAGAACAAAGTCAAAGAGCTGATCGGAGAGCTGAAAACCAT GTATGATGAGAATTCAGCCGCGGTGAAGGGTTTGGAGAACCAGGCCACCCGGCTGAGCACTGAGGCCGGAGACGAGAGCAGGATGGCCGACGGCATGCTGAAAGACATCGCCGACCTGGAGCGAAGTGTCCCGCCATCCCTGAAG GGGCAGGTGGACGCCATGGTTTCCAGGTTGGATGCCGTGAAGAAGTCGGTGGACGCGGATATCTCCGgcatcagggcgctgcaggacGGCGTGCAGCGAGACAAGGCCGCCACCGAGGAACTGCTGGCCAAGGGCAAGGATGCCCAAAAG GAGTTCGACAGGCTGTCCGACAGAGTCGACATCGCCAAGGTCGACACAGAGGACGCTCTGAGACGCATCAACAGCAACACCAACGAGCTGGACGATGCCCTGAGCACCCTGagag GGTTCGACCAGCAGATCGACGGAGGTAAAGCTCTGGCCGACGCCGCCATCAAGCGTCTCCCCGGCATCAGCGCCGTCATCCAGCGGGCCGTGGACAGCAACGCCGAGACGATCTCCGTCCTGGGAGACGTCTCTGGAGATTACGACGCTGCGCTGGGAACCATCAACGTGCTGGAGAACCTGGTCAATGGTCTGGAG GGAACTATTGGATCTTTGCCGCCTCATGCCGACCTGCTGAAGGACGCCACCAAGCTCAACAAGGACGCAAAGGATCTGAAGACAGCGGCAACGGACACAGCTGCAGACCTGGCCTCCGAGCTGGACGCTGGCAGGACGCTGGAGGCCGACGCTGAGCag GCGGCGCTTGGAGCGACGGGAGCTTTCAACAACGCCAAACAGACCCGAGACGCTGTGGGAAAAACACTGCGAGGCATCAGCAGTCTGCTGGCTAACATGA ACCAGAACGGCGGCGCTGTGGATGAGAAGCAGCTGAAGCAGCTGGAGGACTCTGTGGCCGGCGCTCAGAGGGACGTGGAGGGCCGTCTGAGGCCCCGGCTCCGGGACATGGAGGTGCAGGAGGCGGCCTATCGCCGCCGGCTGGCCAACATGGACCAGGACATCACCATGATCCTGGCAGACATCGCTAACCTAGAGGACATCCTGCGGGCCATCCCCAGTGGCTGCTTCAACAGCCCGCCCATCGAGGAGGCCTGA
- the LOC120568826 gene encoding E3 ubiquitin/ISG15 ligase TRIM25-like codes for MAQKGVQLDQETFSSSICLDLLKDPVSTPCGHSYCMNCIKSHWDEEDHKNIHSCPQCKQTFTPRPVLLKNTMLADLVEELKKTGLQAAPADHCYAGAEDVACDFCTGRKLKAQKSCLVCLASYCDQHLQPHYDVPPLKKHKLVEPSKKLQENICSRHDEVMKIFCRTDQQLICYLCSVDEHKGHDTVSAAAERTERQKKLEGSRLNIQQRIQDREKDVKLLQQHVEAINDSADKAVEDSEKIFTELIRLLEKRSSDVEQQVRSQQKSEVSRVRELQEKLEQEITELKRKDAELKKLSHTEDHNQFLHNYPSLSPLSQSTSSIHICPLSYFKDVTAAVLGVRDKLQDVLRETWTNVSLTGRTVGLAVNRRQSR; via the coding sequence atggcgcagaaaggagttcagctggaccAGGAGACCTTCTCTtcttccatctgtctggatctactgaaggatccggtgtctactccctgtggacacagctactgcatgaactgtattaaaagccactggGATGAAGAGGATCATAagaacatccacagctgtcctcagtGCAAGCAGACgttcacaccgaggcctgtcctgctgaaaaacaccatgttagcagatttagtggaggagctgaagaagactggactccaagctgctcctgctgatcactgctatgctggagctgaagatgtaGCCTGTGATTTCTGCACTGGGAGAAAACTAAAAGCACAGAAGTCCTGTCTGGTCTGTTTGGCCTCTTACTGTGATCAACACCTCCAGCCTCATTATGATGTTCCTCCattaaagaaacacaagctggtggagccctccaagaagctccaggagaatatctgctctcgtcatgatgaggtgatgaagattttctgtcgtactgatcagcagcttatctgttatctctgctctgtggatgaacataaaggccacgacacagtctctgctgcagcagaaaggactgagaggcagaaaaagcTTGAGGGGAGTCGACtaaacatccagcagagaatccaggaccgagagaaagatgtgaagctgcttcaacagcaTGTAGAGGCGATCAATGACTCTgctgataaagcagtggaggacagcgagaagatcttcactgagctgatccgtctcctggagaaaagaagctctgatgtggagcagcaggtcagatcccagcagaaaagtgaagtgagtcgagtcagagagcttcaggagaagctggagcaggagatcactgagctgaagaggaaagacgctgagctgaagaagctctcacacacagaggatcacaaccagtttctacacaactacccctcactgtcaccactcagccaatctacatccagcatccatatctGTCCTCTGAGCTACTTTAAGGATGTAACAGCGGCTGTTTTAGGagtcagagataaactacaggaTGTTCTGAGAGAGACGTGGACAAACGTCTCACTGACAGGAAGGACTGTAGGACTGGCGGTAAACAGAAGACAGAGTAGATGA